A single Streptomyces sp. Edi2 DNA region contains:
- a CDS encoding AAA domain-containing protein, giving the protein MTAPQDSPASAPAPVPAAKSFDPAAAAAAATDAILHDTLHGSRRGVVVDSPPGAGKSTLVVRAARELAAAGRPLMVVAQTNAQVDDLVLRLAEKDPELPVGRLHSSEPGAFDPALAELPAVRTSAKAADLAGMDIVVSTAAKWAYTKVDEPWRHAIVDEAYQMRSDALLSVAGLFERALFVGDPGQLDPFSVVGAEQWAGLAYDPSASAVSTLLAHNPDLPQHRLPVSWRLPASAAPLVSAAFYPYTPFRSGTGHGDRRLAFGVPGDGSGVDRVLDEAAESGWGLLELPARRTPRTDPEAVRAVAQVVRRLLDRGGAATSEARRDPDGGAAVPVPLTADRIAVGTAHRDQAAAVRAALAELGVSGVAVDTANRLQGREFDVTVVLHPLSGRPDATAFHLETGRLCVLASRHRHACIVVCRAGVADLLDEHPSTEPVRLGVTVKFPDGWEANHAVLAHLAEHRVAWRP; this is encoded by the coding sequence ATGACGGCCCCTCAGGACTCCCCGGCATCCGCACCCGCCCCCGTTCCCGCGGCCAAGAGCTTCGATCCGGCCGCCGCGGCCGCCGCGGCGACCGACGCGATCCTGCACGACACGCTGCACGGCTCCCGGCGCGGTGTGGTCGTCGACTCCCCGCCCGGCGCCGGCAAGTCCACCCTCGTGGTGCGGGCGGCCCGCGAACTGGCCGCCGCCGGACGCCCGCTGATGGTGGTCGCGCAGACCAACGCCCAGGTCGACGACCTCGTGCTGCGGCTCGCCGAGAAGGACCCCGAGCTGCCGGTCGGCCGGCTGCACAGCAGCGAGCCCGGCGCGTTCGACCCGGCGCTGGCCGAGTTGCCCGCGGTCCGTACGTCCGCGAAGGCCGCCGATCTGGCCGGGATGGACATCGTCGTGTCCACGGCCGCGAAGTGGGCGTACACCAAGGTCGACGAGCCCTGGCGGCACGCCATCGTGGACGAGGCCTACCAGATGCGTTCCGACGCGCTGCTGAGCGTCGCCGGGCTCTTCGAGCGGGCGCTGTTCGTCGGCGACCCGGGCCAGCTCGACCCGTTCAGCGTGGTGGGCGCGGAGCAGTGGGCGGGGCTGGCGTACGACCCGTCCGCGAGCGCGGTGTCCACCCTCCTGGCCCACAACCCCGATCTGCCGCAGCACCGGCTGCCGGTCTCCTGGCGGCTGCCCGCCTCGGCCGCGCCGCTGGTCTCCGCCGCGTTCTACCCGTACACCCCGTTCCGCAGCGGCACCGGACACGGCGACCGCCGGCTGGCGTTCGGGGTGCCGGGCGACGGCTCGGGGGTGGACCGGGTCCTGGACGAGGCCGCCGAGTCCGGCTGGGGCCTGCTGGAACTCCCCGCCCGCCGTACGCCGCGTACGGACCCGGAGGCGGTCCGCGCGGTGGCGCAGGTCGTGCGCCGGCTCCTGGACCGCGGGGGCGCCGCGACCAGCGAGGCCCGGCGGGATCCGGACGGCGGGGCGGCCGTCCCGGTGCCGCTCACGGCGGACCGTATCGCGGTCGGCACGGCCCATCGCGACCAGGCGGCGGCCGTCCGCGCCGCGCTCGCCGAGCTGGGGGTTTCGGGGGTCGCGGTGGACACCGCCAACCGTCTCCAGGGCCGCGAGTTCGATGTCACGGTCGTCCTGCACCCGCTCTCCGGCCGCCCCGACGCCACCGCGTTCCATCTGGAGACCGGCCGGCTGTGTGTGCTCGCCTCCCGCCACCGCCACGCCTGCATCGTGGTCTGCCGGGCGGGCGTCGCCGACCTGCTGGACGAGCACCCCTCGACGGAGCCGGTCCGCCTCGGCGTCACGGTCAAGTTCCCGGACGGCTGGGAGGCCAACCATGCCGTCCTCGCCCACCTGGCGGAACACCGGGTGGCGTGGCGTCCTTAG
- a CDS encoding tetratricopeptide repeat protein, whose protein sequence is MASPPASSASSRTVPARPNLAFRQLRGRLSPGEFAAAVRRSAREIGEQVSCDARYVGRVESGEIRCPNYAYERVFRHMFPGLTLPDMGFAPREAVRGRGARTAAADAAPLATDPDHRDTCIQIHEESDVLRRAFITGGPAAALGFAALHPIEAAAATASAHVPGPRAAAGRAGAAEATAVEEAVRQIRLLDDRQGAEGIYRRATQPLRAAYELLDADVRRRSVSDRLHAGAGELAITVGWLAHDSGRFGDARSHYAEALATARVCGDAALEAHAFCNTAFLARDAGRPREAVRAAQAAQQAARHLASPRLLSLLALREAGGWAVLADRSGCEQALARAERHFASGPRDGDPEWMSFYGEAELAGLEAQCWSALGEAGRAVEHARRAVTLQDPHFTRNIALFTAELAGDLADSGQPEEAAAAGVRVLALLEQVRSARIRAMLDGTARTLWAHRDCGAVASFLERHAASAASGEDATGQDATGGVGPAGH, encoded by the coding sequence ATGGCGTCGCCACCAGCAAGTTCAGCGTCGTCCCGCACCGTACCCGCCCGTCCGAACCTCGCTTTCCGACAGCTGCGCGGCCGGCTGTCACCAGGCGAGTTCGCGGCGGCGGTCCGACGGTCCGCCCGTGAGATCGGTGAACAGGTCTCGTGCGACGCCCGCTATGTGGGCCGCGTCGAGTCCGGGGAGATCCGGTGTCCGAACTACGCCTACGAGCGGGTGTTCCGGCACATGTTCCCCGGCCTCACGCTGCCCGACATGGGCTTCGCGCCGCGCGAGGCGGTACGCGGACGGGGGGCGCGTACCGCGGCGGCCGACGCCGCGCCCCTGGCAACCGACCCCGACCACCGCGATACCTGTATCCAGATCCACGAGGAGAGCGACGTGCTGCGTCGCGCGTTCATCACCGGCGGCCCGGCGGCAGCCCTGGGCTTTGCCGCACTGCACCCCATCGAGGCCGCTGCCGCCACCGCATCCGCCCATGTGCCGGGCCCGCGTGCCGCGGCCGGCCGCGCCGGTGCCGCCGAGGCCACCGCCGTCGAGGAGGCGGTCCGGCAGATCCGGCTGCTGGACGACCGGCAGGGCGCGGAGGGCATCTACCGCCGCGCCACCCAGCCGCTGCGCGCCGCCTACGAGTTGCTGGACGCGGACGTCCGGCGCAGATCGGTGTCCGACCGGCTGCATGCGGGGGCGGGTGAACTCGCCATCACCGTCGGCTGGTTGGCGCATGACTCGGGCCGCTTCGGCGACGCGAGATCGCACTACGCGGAGGCGCTGGCCACCGCCCGGGTCTGCGGCGATGCGGCCCTGGAGGCCCACGCCTTCTGCAATACGGCCTTTCTGGCCCGCGATGCCGGCCGTCCGCGCGAGGCGGTGCGTGCCGCCCAGGCCGCCCAGCAGGCCGCCCGGCATCTGGCCTCGCCGCGGCTGCTGTCGCTGCTGGCGCTGCGTGAGGCGGGCGGCTGGGCGGTGCTGGCGGACCGATCCGGCTGCGAGCAGGCGCTGGCCCGGGCGGAGCGGCACTTCGCGAGCGGGCCGCGGGACGGCGACCCGGAGTGGATGTCGTTCTACGGCGAGGCCGAACTGGCGGGGCTGGAGGCGCAGTGCTGGTCGGCTTTGGGTGAGGCGGGGCGCGCGGTGGAGCATGCGCGCCGGGCGGTGACCCTGCAGGACCCCCACTTCACCCGCAATATCGCCCTGTTCACCGCGGAGCTCGCGGGTGATCTCGCGGACAGCGGGCAGCCCGAGGAGGCCGCCGCGGCCGGCGTCCGGGTGCTGGCGCTGCTGGAACAGGTCCGCTCGGCCCGTATCCGAGCCATGCTCGACGGCACGGCCCGGACGCTGTGGGCGCACCGCGACTGCGGCGCGGTCGCGAGCTTCCTGGAGCGGCACGCGGCATCGGCCGCATCGGGGGAGGACGCGACGGGGCAGGACGCGACGGGGGGCGTGGGGCCCGCGGGGCACTGA
- a CDS encoding bifunctional DNA primase/polymerase: protein MTDWLPETPRTLAFPTAAYVTLAGADWLASASPRPDEMHTLWATRPAAPSALPCGTAFDVINAPALFGRHMVDRLWSDGPGSGPVAAHRGRILLFAAPGTAQRLPALLVWEEWAAAVPPLLCHGSGDAVTVPPLHPRRTAAGDVPADATAYPVLPAAEDVAAPSVSRWLVAPDVRNPWLPGPDVLLWACVRAARSPAGPGRETTAQHRVSALTAG from the coding sequence ATGACCGACTGGCTGCCTGAGACCCCCCGCACCCTGGCCTTTCCCACCGCGGCGTACGTCACCCTCGCGGGCGCCGACTGGCTCGCCTCCGCCAGCCCCCGCCCGGACGAGATGCACACCCTGTGGGCCACCCGCCCGGCCGCCCCCAGCGCACTGCCGTGCGGCACCGCCTTCGACGTGATCAACGCCCCGGCGCTCTTCGGGCGGCACATGGTCGACCGGTTATGGTCCGACGGCCCCGGATCGGGGCCGGTGGCGGCACACCGCGGCCGCATCCTGCTGTTCGCCGCCCCGGGGACGGCCCAGCGGCTGCCGGCGCTGCTCGTCTGGGAGGAGTGGGCCGCCGCCGTTCCCCCGCTGCTGTGCCACGGCAGCGGCGATGCGGTGACCGTCCCGCCCCTGCACCCCCGCCGGACGGCCGCCGGGGACGTGCCCGCCGACGCCACCGCCTACCCGGTGCTCCCGGCGGCCGAGGACGTGGCCGCCCCGTCCGTCTCCCGCTGGCTGGTGGCGCCGGACGTCCGCAACCCCTGGCTGCCCGGTCCGGACGTACTGCTGTGGGCCTGTGTGCGCGCCGCCCGCTCGCCGGCCGGTCCCGGGCGGGAAACCACAGCTCAGCACCGCGTTTCGGCGCTGACCGCGGGCTGA
- a CDS encoding histidine phosphatase family protein: MAPRIFLARHGQTEWSLSGRHTGRTDVPLLDEGRRGAKLLGERLHRTPWDGLPGVEVRTSPLVRAKETCELAGFGDRAQPWDALMEFDYGAYEGLTPAEIKSGRPDWLIWRDGVPEGETLAGVAARADEVVDWARSADREVLVFAHGHILRALGARWLGLDISFAARIRLEPTSLSVLGWAYGEPAIERWNDTGHLG, encoded by the coding sequence ATGGCACCGCGCATTTTCCTGGCCAGGCACGGGCAGACCGAGTGGTCCCTGTCCGGCAGGCACACCGGCCGTACGGACGTCCCGCTGCTGGACGAGGGCCGGCGCGGCGCCAAGCTGCTGGGCGAGCGGCTGCACCGCACCCCCTGGGACGGCCTGCCGGGCGTCGAGGTCCGCACCAGCCCCCTGGTGCGCGCCAAGGAGACCTGCGAGCTGGCCGGTTTCGGCGACCGGGCCCAGCCGTGGGACGCGCTGATGGAGTTCGACTACGGCGCCTACGAGGGCCTGACGCCGGCCGAGATCAAGTCGGGGCGGCCGGACTGGCTCATCTGGCGCGACGGTGTGCCGGAGGGCGAAACGCTCGCCGGCGTCGCCGCGCGGGCGGACGAGGTCGTCGACTGGGCGCGTTCGGCCGACCGCGAGGTGCTGGTCTTCGCGCACGGCCACATCCTGCGCGCCCTGGGCGCCCGCTGGCTGGGCCTGGACATCTCCTTCGCCGCCCGGATCCGGCTGGAGCCGACCTCCCTGTCGGTACTCGGCTGGGCCTACGGCGAACCGGCGATCGAGCGCTGGAACGACACCGGGCACCTGGGCTGA